From Kineosporia corallincola, one genomic window encodes:
- a CDS encoding DUF4193 domain-containing protein: protein MATDYDAPRKTDDDLNEDSLEELKARRVDKSAGSVDEDETEAAEGFELPGADLSNEELSVRVLPRQADEFTCMSCFLVHHRSQLAGEKNGQLICKECAA, encoded by the coding sequence ATGGCAACCGACTACGACGCGCCGCGCAAGACCGACGACGACCTCAACGAGGACTCGCTCGAAGAGCTGAAGGCCCGACGTGTGGACAAGTCGGCCGGCTCGGTCGACGAGGACGAGACGGAGGCGGCGGAAGGCTTCGAGCTGCCCGGCGCCGATCTCTCCAACGAGGAACTGTCCGTCCGGGTGCTCCCGCGCCAGGCAGACGAGTTCACCTGCATGAGCTGCTTCCTGGTGCACCACCGCAGCCAGCTGGCCGGCGAGAAGAACGGCCAGCTGATCTGCAAGGAGTGCGCGGCCTGA